The Drosophila simulans strain w501 chromosome 3R, Prin_Dsim_3.1, whole genome shotgun sequence genome contains the following window.
GAGATTCCATCAGTCTTGAGTATCCTTTTGAACGTGCCAAAGGCGGTCCTTCTCTGGCCATAGAGATAGTCACTGTAATCTGGGGAATTTCACACATTAATCCTCTATTTTGGGATTGAAAAATCAAGTAGAACCCACAAGTGGCTGTCTGCAGGCGAACCTTGATCAGCTCCATGGGGCAGGCGATGAAGGATTGCACGAATCCCGCCACAGAGCCCGCCAGGAACATGTTGTGGTACTCCAGCTGCTCCCGCTGGTAGTCACTGTGGCACACCTTCCTCAGCTGCCGCAGGTGGTTTCCATAGATGCCGAAGAGCAGCGAGTTGATCGCTCCCGTCGAGATGAACGGGAAGAACATGCCCCTGTAGAAGCCGTTTACCTTTGAGGCGATGCTGGTCGATTAAACCCATCTCCACCCACCTATGCGCTCTAGAGGATTGCGTCCAGTCGGAGTTGGGATTAAGAATATGACAATGCCATTTGGCCGGTTGAAAAGTTATGAATAAGAAAGGAGATTGGAAGATCTACATACATGCACATCTTTAACCAGATATTTCgcataaaatttgtatctttgaAACCCAGTTTCCAACTAGACGCAATCCTCCTTTCCAAACTTACACCATTATTCCTGCTGTAGATCTGTTGAATGGCTGTCACAACGGATGAATTTGAGGCCTGTTGCCAAACTTTGATGGTGTCGAGTGGGTGGGCCACCAGCACCCCGCAGGCACCTGAATATCAGGGTATCGGAATCAAGAATGcagcataaattaattaaaattgtggcCACAAAGTTAAACAACACATGTTGAACGACCGCCGCTTGCCAAGAATCCGATGGATCAGGGGCGCCGCACGTGAACTTGACCATGGCGCCCGTTTTCCGCCGGGACTGAGGCAGTTCCCCTCAACAAGTGGCCTATCGCCGTCGGCTGCTGCATTGCGTCATGCATGCCCAGAGTTCTGGCCAAATTGGGATGAATACCAGCTGGAGCTCTGTCGCTCCGCCACTCACCGCCAAAGCATCCGGCCACAAAGTCGCAGTAGTTCTCCCACTTCATGGATGCGGATCTCGGAGTGGATTTTCAGCGAGCGTTTGAAGTTtcgaaaattgatttttctcgCGATTTTCCAACTGCACCTCACGACGGCAGCGAACCAACTGCAGTCCACAGCTTTTGTGGCTCGGCGGCAAAGCTCTGCGAATTCACCAGCTTTCCCAGCGAACAGAAGCTGATTGCTACAAAAGAACAAACCGACTGCTCTTTTCAAAAAAGATTCTTTCCAACGAAAAAGTAACTCTTCTACTCATTTTAATATCTTTTGGGTATAGAGCTCAAAATCCAAATCTAACTAAACAGTTCTAAACTTTAAATTCCCAAGCACAAACATTCTAGAATTTTTCAAATCCTTCTGGTTTAGGATTTTCCTACTATATGAGCTATCTTTTCAAAAATCTGTGCTACGCATATGAAAAGTATCTCAATTCCAGTAAAAGGATTCAAAGATAGTTTCTTAGCATTCCACTCGAAGTTCAAAGGAATATAAATCCTTAAATCTTAAAGATACTATTTCGAATcctatttaaaatcaaacgcgttgtgttaattattttgtatttattaattttttattgttgattGATCTCTTTGCTTCTTTTCTCTCCGATTTGCTCATCATTCTCATTCATtcagtttttgtgtgtgtgtgttttttttttgtttcatctTTTACTTggtttttaatcatttttggTTAATTCTGCTTGCagctaaatatttgtttttgcctgcgacatgcaattttaattattttttttctgctgcctCTCGCCATTAGTTAgttaatttactttattttcgcATACTTTCTGCCTGGATTCGAAAGCAATCAACTAAACCTCTGTTTTCCGATGCTTCGCCATATAtaattttccttttatatatatatgctgtttatatatacctatatatatatttattcccATTTATGTTTgtgtaattataatttaatctTTATATTTACTCTCAGCATAAGATTTTGTTTagtcgtgtgtgtgtgtgagtgagtgtgtatgggtggagtgggtggtgtgggtgcTGTGTGCCTTTAACCCAAGGAAAAAAGAATCGAAATCCTCGCACACTGGCCTACACAGAACAAGAACTCAAAGTTTAAAAAACGTAATAATATAGCGTGTGTGGCATATACGATAGGTTTTTTTACAAGTCTAGAACATAAGAAAATACATGattcacatatatatttatccgTTCGCATTTCATTGTTAGTATCCATAGtgtttatattgtttaagCGCTTTAACTATTTAGCTCTTATTGTTGCTGCCtgggcattttcatttgttaagtgttttctttttgagtGTTTCTTCTGATCTCGGATGCAACGTTGTTAATGCGACTTTATTTGTAGTACACTTCTTAGTTAGTACAGGGCTCTCTCTCTAAAAGTACTTAAcgagttttgcttttgcttaaACCTCTTCGCTCAGCTGGCTCTAAAAGCAGCTTCCGCAGTTACGAATTAACATGCTCCAtttgtttatacatataaatacaataatagAAACTATAGTTAAAGTTACCATTTACTTTGAATGCGGACTAAACAGATTAACTCAGAGTGCAACAAAGGTGTTGatcacaaaacaaacgaaatgaTGAAGAGGCAATAATCATTGAACCACTTATGACTTAtacaatatgttttttatCGTTTATTAGGCATtctttttcaacattttttcattAATCTTAGTCTAATGCTTGTCGCTTACTTGATTTCTGGTTTCGTTTTTACACTTGCGTTATTTGAATATGTTCttcttttatgttttactGATTGGCATCCTAGGCAAACATCAACTTTAACTAGAGATGGGTCCTATTCGTGTGTGTTTTCTCTCGTCTTTCGGATCTGCTAGTTAGGATCTGAGATTGGTGTTAGTTACTAGATGGGCATAACAAACAGGTCGAGTCGCGAAGTGCTGCCTGTTCGAGTTTTAACATTCGTCGTGTTTCATTATATTTGGTGTTCTTCTTGGGATCTTGATAGGCAGTTGGACTCAACGGACTCGGGAGCTATGGGATTCGATCTGATCGCTATTGTGGGTTAATGGGGGAGGGATGATACTCGTGGGTAGTTTGTAGTAGCTCTAGTTGTAGTTTGCTGTTTAGGCTTGGGCTTCGTTTAgctatttcttttgtttaattacacGCTAATATAAAGATGCAAAACTTTCTTACACACGTCGCTTAGTATTTAGGCCATAGGTTCAATTTGTGTTTCGAAATATACGACCAATCTTTAGTTAGATGCCCTCTATGCGCCATTCGCTcgctttttcgcttttcatttcatttaatttcatttcttgcATATTGTTGACGTTttacaaacatatttaataataacgCTAACTTTTACGTTTCCTTTAGgtttttaaggttttttttttgcatttttcggttttgtttgcaatatatgtatacatatatgtgtataataACTCACGATTCACAGACACAATTATCATTAATATTATATGAACTTTCGCGGTTTCGCCTAAT
Protein-coding sequences here:
- the LOC6729856 gene encoding solute carrier family 25 member 45 isoform X1; protein product: MKWENYCDFVAGCFGGACGVLVAHPLDTIKVWQQASNSSVVTAIQQIYSRNNGVNGFYRGMFFPFISTGAINSLLFGIYGNHLRQLRKVCHSDYQREQLEYHNMFLAGSVAGFVQSFIACPMELIKVRLQTATYYSDYLYGQRRTAFGTFKRILKTDGISGLYRGLLPMMCRDVLPYGIYMLAYRQGVDYMDRRDFVRRRRSQSDGSSVNLLVTTLAGAWAGVISWVCVIPFDVVKTLMQADENHKYRGIFHCVRVQYRAYGWRSIFRGSWMLVARAVPFNAATFLGYEYALEWCQRWNGTYV